A window of Cryptomeria japonica chromosome 3, Sugi_1.0, whole genome shotgun sequence contains these coding sequences:
- the LOC131060646 gene encoding CASP-like protein PIMP1: MTTSPVQNLILRIVTFVLLLISLIVMVTSNTRSSNGNAEDLVYRFNDFKPFRYVVAADVLGCFYSLIHIIRLLCISTGTGGLGLYLNFISDQVLTFIVLSSASAGIGCVMLTEEFIKAADSYDSAAKKFLRFASASVSMQFLGFVIIAFCAVVSGYSLSCYMYSSYFDFVQRRGIPATYVDTERQDDTRNRVSEL, encoded by the exons ATGACAACATCCCCTGTACAAAATTTGATTTTAAGAATTGTGACTTTTGTGCTTCTCCTGATTTCCTTAATCGTAATGGTAACGAGCAACACAAGATCCAGCAATGGCAACGCAGAAGACCTGGTATACCGTTTCAATGACTTCAAGCCCTTCAG ATATGTTGTAGCTGCCGACGTCTTGGGCTGCTTTTATTCCCTCATTCATATCATTCGACTACTTTGTATTAGCACTGGCACTGGAGGATTGGGGCTCTACCTCAACTTTATCTCTGATCAG GTTTTGACCTTTATAGTATTATCTAGTGCCTCAGCAGGCATAGGATGCGTAATGTTAACAGAGGAATTCATTAAAGCTGCAGATTCATACGATTCGGCTGCAAAGAAGTTTCTGAGGTTTGCATCAGCTTCTGTGAGTATGCAGTTTCTGGGATTTGTTATTATAGCGTTTTGTGCAGTGGTGTCAGGTTATAGCTTGTCCTGTTACATGTATTCTTCATACTTCGATTTTGTGCAAAGGCGAGGAATCCCTGCAACATACGTTGATACAGAGCGGCAGGATGATACTAGAAATCGGGTTTCAGAATTGTAA